A DNA window from Aureibaculum sp. 2308TA14-22 contains the following coding sequences:
- a CDS encoding acyl carrier protein has translation MKKEEIIDKINDFLIDEFEVEEDAISPDANLKDTLELDSLDFVDLVVAVESNFGVKLVGEDFVNITTLQDFYNLIERKLG, from the coding sequence ATGAAGAAAGAAGAAATCATTGATAAGATTAATGACTTCCTTATTGATGAGTTTGAAGTTGAAGAAGATGCTATTAGTCCTGATGCTAATTTAAAGGATACGTTGGAACTGGATAGTCTTGATTTTGTAGATTTAGTTGTAGCTGTCGAATCAAATTTTGGTGTAAAATTAGTGGGTGAAGATTTTGTAAATATTACCACACTTCAAGATTTTTATAATCTTATAGAAAGAAAGCTAGGTTAA
- a CDS encoding beta-ketoacyl-[acyl-carrier-protein] synthase family protein, giving the protein MNRVVITGLGIYSCIGSNLEEVKESLYKGKSGIIFDAERKDFGYRSALTGRIAEPDLKKLLSRRQRISMGEEAQYAYVSTIEALKNAGITQDFLDANEVGILFGNDSTARSVIESIDKVREKNDTTLVGSGAIFKAMNSTVNMNLSTIFKLKGVNFTISAACASGSHAIGIGYHLIKSGLQDIIICGGAQEINKLAMASFDGLGVFSIGEDNPAGASKPFDIERDGLIPSGGAATVILESYESAVKRGAPILGEIVGYGFSSNGDHISTPNADGPTKAMQKAIDEAEIDVSSIDYVNAHATSTPVGDANEAKAIYNIFGDNGPYVSSTKSMTGHECWMAGASEIVYSMLMMQHSFVAPNINLKIPDEDSAKLNIARHTIDKKIDVFLSNSFGFGGTNSALIIKKV; this is encoded by the coding sequence ATGAACAGGGTTGTAATCACAGGATTGGGCATTTACTCTTGTATTGGGAGTAATTTAGAGGAGGTTAAGGAATCTTTATACAAAGGTAAATCGGGAATTATATTTGATGCTGAACGTAAAGATTTTGGATATCGTTCTGCTTTGACGGGTAGGATTGCTGAGCCTGATTTAAAAAAATTACTATCTAGAAGACAGCGTATTAGCATGGGTGAAGAAGCTCAATACGCTTATGTTTCTACAATCGAGGCATTAAAAAATGCAGGAATTACTCAAGATTTTTTAGATGCTAATGAAGTTGGAATTCTTTTTGGAAATGACAGTACTGCTAGATCAGTTATTGAATCAATTGATAAAGTAAGAGAAAAAAATGATACCACATTGGTCGGTTCAGGAGCTATTTTTAAAGCGATGAACTCTACCGTAAATATGAATTTATCAACCATTTTTAAACTAAAAGGTGTAAACTTTACAATTAGTGCCGCTTGTGCTAGTGGCTCTCATGCAATCGGGATAGGGTATCATTTGATAAAAAGTGGACTCCAAGACATTATAATTTGTGGTGGTGCTCAAGAAATTAACAAACTAGCAATGGCTAGTTTTGATGGCTTAGGTGTGTTTTCTATTGGTGAAGATAATCCTGCTGGAGCATCAAAACCTTTTGATATTGAGAGAGATGGTTTAATACCAAGTGGAGGTGCTGCTACTGTTATTTTAGAAAGTTATGAATCGGCTGTAAAAAGAGGAGCACCTATTTTAGGCGAAATTGTTGGTTATGGATTTTCATCAAATGGTGACCACATTTCAACTCCAAATGCAGACGGTCCAACAAAAGCTATGCAAAAAGCTATAGATGAAGCTGAAATAGATGTTTCTTCTATTGATTATGTAAATGCTCACGCAACTTCTACACCAGTTGGTGATGCTAATGAAGCTAAGGCTATTTATAATATTTTTGGAGATAATGGGCCTTATGTAAGTTCTACAAAATCTATGACGGGTCATGAGTGCTGGATGGCAGGTGCAAGTGAAATTGTATATTCTATGTTAATGATGCAACATTCTTTTGTAGCACCAAACATAAATCTAAAAATACCTGACGAAGATTCAGCTAAATTAAACATTGCAAGGCATACCATAGATAAAAAAATTGATGTATTTTTGTCGAATTCTTTTGGGTTTGGGGGTACAAACTCTGCATTGATAATTAAAAAGGTATAA
- the fabG gene encoding 3-oxoacyl-ACP reductase FabG, whose translation MKCALVTGGSRGIGKAICRKLAEDSDYHIIINYNSNKEAALDTLKQVQEQGNTGEIIQFNVADADAVKNQLDTWMANNEDSIIEVLVNNAGITKDGLFMWMPAEDWHNVINTSLSGFYNVTNHLIQKMLSNRYGRIINMVSVSGVKGTPGQTNYSAAKGAIIAATKALAQEVAKRKITVNAVAPGFINSDMTAELDEKELKRMIPVNRFGDAEEVADLVSFLASKKSSYITGEVININGGIYS comes from the coding sequence ATGAAGTGTGCATTGGTAACAGGAGGGTCAAGAGGAATAGGAAAGGCTATTTGCAGAAAATTAGCAGAAGATTCCGATTATCATATCATAATAAATTATAACTCAAACAAAGAAGCCGCATTAGATACTTTAAAACAAGTTCAAGAGCAAGGTAATACAGGAGAAATTATTCAATTCAATGTTGCTGATGCTGATGCCGTAAAAAATCAGTTGGATACTTGGATGGCTAACAATGAAGATTCAATTATTGAAGTATTAGTAAACAATGCTGGTATTACAAAAGATGGTTTGTTTATGTGGATGCCCGCCGAAGATTGGCACAATGTAATCAACACCAGTTTGAGTGGTTTTTATAACGTTACAAACCATTTAATTCAAAAAATGTTGAGCAATCGCTACGGTAGAATTATAAATATGGTTTCTGTTTCTGGGGTAAAAGGTACTCCAGGTCAAACCAACTATTCAGCTGCCAAAGGTGCCATTATTGCGGCTACAAAAGCTTTAGCACAAGAGGTTGCAAAACGAAAAATAACAGTTAATGCGGTTGCTCCAGGTTTTATAAATTCCGATATGACGGCAGAATTGGATGAAAAAGAATTGAAAAGAATGATTCCCGTAAACCGATTTGGTGATGCCGAAGAGGTTGCTGACTTGGTTTCGTTTTTAGCTTCAAAAAAATCTTCTTACATTACAGGTGAGGTAATAAATATTAATGGTGGTATCTACTCATAA
- a CDS encoding WG repeat-containing protein codes for MKKFTLLIVFSIIFQFAFAQKAARITQDKKVGYINHSGDWILEPTYDKGGEFSNGLAPVNKDKKWGFINAKGEVVIELQFDRVKAFDSGLALVENNKRWFYINKEGKEVDMPSSEKLFDFVDGLAYIKRGEKVGLLNPKGEIILEPKYDEIQRFHNGYAKVQVGESWGLIDKTGKEKIEPIYQGLGIWSDGIIIAKKNDVNGLLINGEFIRVDGAMKIWPFRDGEELTYANNSEKIAGFINRKGDWVIEPKFKKVKAFVNGLAPASTNGKLWGYINPKGEMVIPEKFRDAEIFSSNGLAPVKVNKLWGFINKSGELVIKDKYRITGFNPFAMFSATETKGFIDGYARVSLDKKWGFIDEQGKPLKDTWFDNAEAFVDIN; via the coding sequence ATGAAAAAATTTACCTTATTAATTGTTTTTAGTATTATTTTTCAATTTGCATTTGCTCAAAAGGCCGCAAGAATTACACAAGATAAAAAGGTAGGATATATCAACCATTCTGGAGATTGGATTCTAGAACCAACCTATGATAAAGGAGGCGAATTCTCTAACGGACTCGCACCAGTTAACAAAGATAAAAAATGGGGATTTATAAATGCTAAAGGAGAAGTTGTCATTGAACTTCAATTTGACAGGGTTAAGGCATTTGATAGTGGTTTGGCACTTGTAGAAAACAACAAGCGTTGGTTCTATATTAATAAAGAAGGGAAAGAAGTAGATATGCCATCGTCTGAAAAATTATTTGATTTTGTAGATGGTTTAGCATATATAAAACGTGGTGAAAAAGTGGGTTTACTTAATCCGAAAGGAGAAATTATTTTAGAACCTAAATATGATGAGATTCAGCGGTTTCATAATGGATACGCTAAAGTACAAGTTGGAGAGAGTTGGGGTTTGATTGATAAAACCGGAAAAGAGAAAATTGAACCTATCTACCAAGGATTAGGGATATGGTCTGATGGAATTATTATCGCCAAAAAGAATGATGTAAATGGCCTTTTAATAAATGGAGAATTTATAAGAGTAGATGGGGCAATGAAAATTTGGCCGTTTAGAGACGGTGAAGAACTTACGTATGCCAACAATTCAGAAAAAATAGCTGGTTTTATTAATAGAAAAGGTGATTGGGTAATTGAACCTAAATTTAAAAAGGTAAAAGCTTTTGTTAATGGATTGGCTCCAGCATCTACCAATGGTAAATTATGGGGTTATATTAACCCTAAAGGGGAAATGGTAATTCCTGAAAAATTTAGGGATGCTGAAATATTCAGTAGTAACGGATTGGCTCCAGTAAAAGTGAATAAACTTTGGGGCTTTATCAATAAATCAGGAGAATTGGTTATAAAAGATAAATATAGAATCACCGGATTTAACCCTTTTGCTATGTTTTCAGCTACTGAAACCAAAGGTTTTATTGATGGTTACGCAAGGGTAAGTCTGGATAAGAAATGGGGTTTTATTGATGAACAAGGGAAACCTTTAAAAGATACATGGTTCGATAATGCAGAAGCCTTTGTAGATATTAACTAA
- a CDS encoding HAL/PAL/TAL family ammonia-lyase: MLNIKGELDLKDFYEVIFNKSSIELDKTLLNRVENSFNFLKEFSENKVIYGVNTGFGPMAQYKIKDEDQIQLQYNLIRSHASGVGNPIPEMYVKAAMLARLNTLSLGNSGVHPSVVKLMKEFINRDITPLIYEHGGVGASGDLVQLAHLALVLIGEGEVFYKGERLETAEVFKIEGLKPIHVELREGLGLINGTSVMTGIGIVNVIYTKRLLNWVLKCSSAINEVVEAYDDHLSEELNNTKKHKGQQEIAKKMREHLKDSSLTRNREEYLYNGNGSSTVFKEKVQEYYSLRCVPQILGPVLDTLKSVQKILIEEVNSANDNPIVDVKKQQVYHGGNFHGDYVSLEMDKLKIVTTKMTMLAERQLNYLLNSKLNDILPPFVNLGQLGLNFGMQGVQFTATSTTAESQTLSNPMYVHSIPNNNDNQDIVSMGTNAALMTKKVIENAYEVVAIEMITIVQAIEYLEFQDKVSSTTKTLFDAVRNLVPAFKEDLIMYPYVGAVKKYLMETKSN; encoded by the coding sequence ATGCTTAATATTAAAGGAGAACTAGATTTAAAAGATTTTTACGAAGTAATTTTTAATAAAAGCAGTATTGAGTTAGACAAAACCTTACTAAATAGAGTAGAAAATAGCTTTAATTTTCTCAAAGAATTTTCTGAAAACAAAGTAATTTATGGTGTAAATACAGGATTTGGCCCAATGGCTCAATACAAGATTAAGGATGAAGATCAAATTCAGTTACAATATAACCTAATTCGCAGTCACGCTTCTGGTGTAGGAAATCCTATTCCCGAAATGTATGTAAAAGCAGCTATGTTGGCTCGTTTAAATACATTGAGTTTAGGAAACTCTGGAGTACACCCTTCTGTTGTTAAATTGATGAAGGAATTCATAAATAGAGATATTACTCCCTTAATATATGAACATGGAGGTGTTGGAGCTAGTGGCGATTTAGTACAATTAGCACATTTAGCATTGGTATTAATTGGAGAAGGAGAAGTTTTTTACAAAGGAGAACGTTTAGAAACTGCTGAAGTTTTTAAAATAGAAGGATTAAAACCAATTCATGTTGAGCTACGTGAAGGATTGGGGTTGATTAACGGCACTTCAGTAATGACAGGTATTGGTATTGTAAACGTAATTTACACCAAACGTTTACTAAATTGGGTATTGAAATGTTCATCGGCTATCAATGAAGTAGTAGAGGCTTATGACGATCATTTGTCAGAAGAATTGAACAACACTAAAAAGCATAAGGGTCAGCAAGAGATTGCCAAAAAAATGCGAGAGCACTTAAAGGATAGCTCTTTGACACGAAATAGAGAAGAATATTTATATAACGGTAATGGGAGTAGTACTGTATTTAAGGAAAAAGTACAAGAATATTATTCGTTACGTTGCGTTCCTCAAATTTTAGGGCCTGTTTTAGATACATTAAAAAGTGTGCAAAAAATATTGATCGAGGAGGTAAATTCTGCCAATGATAATCCAATAGTTGATGTTAAAAAGCAACAAGTATATCATGGGGGTAATTTTCATGGTGATTATGTTTCTTTAGAAATGGACAAATTAAAAATTGTTACCACAAAAATGACAATGTTGGCGGAACGACAGTTGAATTATTTGTTAAACTCGAAGTTGAACGATATTTTGCCTCCATTCGTTAATTTAGGACAATTGGGATTAAACTTCGGAATGCAAGGCGTTCAATTTACTGCAACTTCTACAACTGCTGAAAGTCAGACTTTATCTAATCCAATGTATGTGCATAGTATTCCTAATAATAATGACAATCAAGATATTGTAAGTATGGGTACCAATGCGGCTCTAATGACTAAAAAAGTGATTGAAAATGCCTACGAAGTTGTTGCTATTGAAATGATTACTATTGTCCAAGCGATTGAATATTTGGAATTTCAAGATAAAGTTTCTTCGACAACCAAAACATTGTTTGATGCCGTCCGAAATCTTGTACCAGCGTTTAAGGAAGATTTAATTATGTATCCTTATGTTGGTGCAGTAAAAAAATATTTAATGGAAACAAAGAGTAATTAA
- a CDS encoding NAD(P)/FAD-dependent oxidoreductase: MNTENVDVLIIGAGPSGCVSAAYLYKKGLSVQVVEKSKFPRFVIGESLLPKSMEHFKEVDLFDCLDAQNFEKKHGARFMRDDVVCHFDFSKKYTKGWDWTWQVPRADFDKALADEVIRKGVAIAFEWEVTDVQFSGTSSQTTIKDKNGNKKNINAKFVIDSSGYGRVLPRLLDLEKPSTLPKHSSIFTHVKDSNRPEGTEGTLITFDIVKAKVWLWVIPFSNGNTSIGFVGPTEFIESYQGDTSKMLSEMLKLSTYYYDRFKDVDYLFDPICIKNYSKSVKQLYGDGYALTGNSSEFLDPVFSSGVAFATESSLLAAKLVERQLNGETVDWENEYTNYIKKGVDVFSTYVKEWYTENLQTLFFHRPENPEVKEKICAVLAGYVWDETNPFVKKHDRAVRSMAHLIDMSN; this comes from the coding sequence ATGAATACGGAAAATGTAGATGTTTTAATTATTGGTGCGGGTCCTTCGGGATGTGTTTCTGCAGCTTATTTATATAAAAAAGGCTTATCGGTTCAAGTTGTGGAAAAATCGAAATTCCCAAGGTTTGTAATAGGTGAAAGTTTATTACCTAAATCGATGGAACATTTTAAAGAGGTTGATCTTTTTGACTGTTTAGATGCTCAAAACTTTGAAAAAAAGCATGGAGCACGTTTTATGAGAGATGATGTTGTATGCCATTTTGATTTTAGTAAAAAATACACTAAAGGCTGGGACTGGACTTGGCAAGTGCCTAGAGCCGATTTTGACAAAGCGTTGGCCGATGAAGTTATAAGAAAAGGAGTAGCTATTGCCTTTGAATGGGAAGTAACTGATGTACAGTTCAGCGGAACTAGTTCGCAAACCACTATTAAAGATAAAAATGGCAATAAAAAAAATATCAATGCCAAGTTTGTAATTGATTCCAGTGGCTATGGAAGGGTTTTGCCCCGATTGTTAGATTTGGAAAAACCTTCAACGCTACCCAAGCATTCTTCAATTTTTACACATGTTAAGGATAGTAACAGACCTGAAGGTACTGAGGGCACTTTAATTACTTTTGATATTGTTAAGGCAAAAGTCTGGCTATGGGTAATTCCATTTTCTAATGGCAATACCAGCATTGGTTTTGTTGGGCCAACAGAATTTATTGAATCTTATCAAGGAGATACATCCAAAATGCTGTCTGAAATGTTAAAACTATCTACATATTATTACGATAGATTTAAAGATGTGGACTATTTGTTCGACCCTATCTGCATTAAAAATTATTCAAAATCGGTTAAACAACTCTATGGCGATGGTTACGCATTAACCGGAAATAGTTCTGAGTTCTTAGATCCTGTTTTTTCGTCGGGTGTGGCTTTTGCTACAGAGTCTTCTTTATTAGCTGCTAAATTGGTAGAGCGACAACTAAACGGAGAAACAGTAGATTGGGAAAATGAATATACTAATTACATTAAAAAAGGGGTAGATGTATTTTCTACCTATGTAAAAGAATGGTACACAGAAAACTTACAAACTTTATTTTTTCATAGACCTGAAAATCCCGAAGTAAAAGAAAAAATTTGTGCGGTGTTAGCTGGCTATGTTTGGGATGAGACAAATCCGTTTGTAAAAAAACATGATAGAGCTGTACGCTCTATGGCTCATCTAATTGACATGAGTAACTAG
- a CDS encoding N-acetylmuramoyl-L-alanine amidase, producing the protein MKKLILLFYLFHSVLFAQESRTTLLKVEKQLQHTYISEVLEVENVPNNPFIAFSILLSGSSISRAIDSVFFKDVNNDWQLFPIDENNVEDDNWHALSYLNSKSRQTQVKILFKTPTVLDTIKFNFYYPYNTQFLKQYSRKMNATIEKVETKKLASCNCASPTVITRSTWCPTNNCPPNSNPTTTDVKFLIVHHTAGSNTSSDWAAVVRSIWNYHVNTNGWSDIGYNFLLDKDGNVYEGRADDTQGAHFSGVNSGTSGISLMGTYNTITPTTVMIDSLKSLLAWKACVKNIDPTATVYHASSGLNLKTISGHRDGPNATDCPGHKVYDMLSAIRTGVKELVDNCNALSVDDEYFKRTIVYPNPFTDYVIIENIPLGDKPLQIRLYDFTGRLVFEEDKSQEIIKAEVDFSFIARGLYLLELKTDDRKTHIKLIKK; encoded by the coding sequence ATGAAGAAGTTGATATTGTTATTTTACTTATTCCATTCTGTTCTTTTTGCACAAGAATCTAGAACGACCTTATTGAAGGTTGAAAAGCAGTTGCAGCATACTTATATCTCAGAGGTTTTAGAAGTTGAAAATGTACCTAACAATCCTTTTATTGCTTTTTCTATTCTTCTATCAGGAAGTTCAATTTCTCGAGCTATTGATTCCGTATTTTTTAAAGATGTTAATAATGATTGGCAATTGTTTCCTATTGATGAAAACAATGTTGAAGATGACAATTGGCATGCCTTGTCTTATTTAAATAGTAAAAGTAGGCAAACGCAAGTGAAAATATTATTTAAAACGCCAACGGTTTTAGATACTATTAAATTTAATTTTTATTATCCTTACAATACTCAATTTTTAAAACAATACTCACGAAAAATGAATGCAACTATTGAAAAAGTCGAAACAAAAAAGTTGGCATCGTGTAATTGTGCATCACCAACAGTAATTACTAGAAGTACGTGGTGTCCAACTAATAATTGTCCGCCAAATTCTAATCCAACAACTACTGATGTTAAGTTTTTAATAGTCCATCATACAGCTGGTTCAAATACCTCAAGTGATTGGGCTGCTGTGGTACGTTCTATATGGAATTACCATGTAAATACGAATGGCTGGTCAGATATTGGCTATAATTTTTTATTGGATAAAGATGGAAACGTTTATGAAGGTAGAGCCGATGATACGCAAGGAGCACATTTTTCAGGAGTTAATAGTGGTACTTCGGGGATTTCATTGATGGGAACGTACAATACCATTACACCAACCACTGTAATGATAGATTCCTTAAAAAGTTTATTGGCCTGGAAAGCTTGTGTAAAAAATATTGATCCTACAGCAACTGTCTATCATGCTTCTTCGGGATTGAATTTAAAAACCATTTCCGGACATAGGGATGGCCCAAATGCTACCGATTGCCCTGGGCATAAAGTATATGATATGTTGTCAGCTATTAGAACGGGAGTAAAGGAACTTGTTGATAATTGCAATGCTTTGTCTGTTGATGATGAATATTTTAAGAGAACCATTGTGTACCCCAACCCCTTTACGGATTATGTTATTATTGAAAATATACCCTTAGGTGATAAACCACTTCAAATACGATTGTACGATTTTACGGGACGATTGGTTTTTGAAGAGGATAAATCTCAAGAGATAATAAAGGCGGAAGTTGACTTTTCCTTTATTGCTAGAGGCCTTTATTTATTAGAGTTAAAAACAGATGATAGAAAGACTCATATAAAATTAATCAAAAAGTAA
- the kynU gene encoding kynureninase gives MSDFQLGLEYAHAQDKADELAAYRNQFHIPKDKAGNELIYFTGNSLGLQPKSTKSYIEKELKDWAELGVEGHTEGENPWLHYHEFLTENMAKIVGAKPIEVIVMNTLTANLHFMMVSFYKPTKTRYKILIEADTFPSDKFAVESQLRHHEFDDKEGLILWKPRKGSELANYEDLEAIFEQHGDEIALTLIGGVNYYTGQYFDLKKIAALAHSHGSMVGFDCAHGAGNVKLNLHDSGADFAVWCTYKYLNSGPGSLAGCFVHERHAHNRDLNRFTGWWSHNKETRFNMRDEFDQLPGAEGWQLSNPPILSMAAIRASLDIFAEVGINKLVEKSKKLTGYFEFLIEQLNNPYIKIITPKNPSERGCQLSIQVLNADKTLHNKLTESGVVSDWREPDVIRCAPVPLYNSFLDVYTMVEKLKAILND, from the coding sequence TTGTCAGATTTTCAATTAGGATTAGAATATGCTCATGCACAAGATAAAGCAGACGAATTAGCTGCTTATCGAAATCAATTCCACATTCCAAAAGACAAAGCTGGAAATGAGTTAATTTATTTTACTGGAAATTCTTTGGGTTTACAGCCAAAATCAACAAAATCTTATATCGAAAAAGAGTTAAAAGATTGGGCAGAATTAGGAGTTGAAGGACATACTGAAGGTGAAAATCCGTGGTTGCATTACCACGAATTTTTAACCGAAAACATGGCAAAAATAGTAGGTGCGAAACCCATAGAAGTTATCGTTATGAATACCTTAACTGCCAATCTACATTTTATGATGGTGTCGTTTTACAAACCCACCAAAACGCGTTACAAAATACTTATAGAAGCCGATACTTTTCCTTCGGATAAATTTGCTGTGGAATCACAATTACGGCACCACGAATTTGATGATAAAGAAGGGCTGATACTTTGGAAACCCAGAAAAGGTAGTGAACTTGCCAATTACGAAGATCTTGAAGCTATTTTTGAACAACATGGCGATGAAATTGCTCTCACACTAATCGGCGGTGTTAATTATTATACAGGGCAGTATTTTGATTTGAAAAAAATAGCCGCATTGGCCCATTCGCATGGTTCAATGGTAGGATTTGACTGTGCACATGGTGCTGGAAACGTCAAACTAAATTTACATGATTCTGGTGCGGACTTTGCCGTTTGGTGCACCTACAAATACTTGAATTCAGGTCCTGGAAGTCTCGCTGGTTGTTTTGTACATGAACGCCATGCCCATAATAGAGACTTAAACCGTTTTACGGGATGGTGGAGTCATAATAAGGAAACACGATTTAACATGCGTGATGAGTTTGATCAGCTTCCTGGTGCAGAAGGCTGGCAATTGAGCAATCCTCCTATTTTATCTATGGCAGCCATCAGAGCATCATTAGATATTTTTGCCGAAGTGGGTATTAATAAATTGGTTGAAAAATCGAAAAAACTAACAGGTTATTTTGAATTTTTAATTGAGCAATTGAATAATCCCTACATTAAGATTATAACGCCTAAAAACCCTTCCGAGCGTGGATGCCAATTATCCATTCAAGTACTAAATGCAGACAAAACTTTGCACAATAAATTAACCGAAAGTGGTGTAGTGAGCGATTGGCGAGAACCTGATGTAATTCGATGTGCACCCGTTCCATTATACAATTCATTTTTAGATGTTTATACTATGGTAGAGAAATTGAAAGCAATATTAAATGACTAA
- a CDS encoding FAD-dependent oxidoreductase → MTKKDNILIIGAGLCGSLLALRLGQRGFNVGVYEKRPDLRKVDISAGRSINLAFSDRGIKAMKLVGLEEKVKPLCIPMNGRMLHDIDGNTVLAPYSGREHEYINSISRGDLNALLLDEAEALPNVTIHFNHKCTHVDFEKTEAHFYQYASKTNTSIKVDAIFGTDGAGSVLRKSYYLGKKFLFSFSQDYLTHGYKELSILPAEKGGYKIDRNALHIWGRGDFMLIALPNLDGSFTVTLFLSYTDGEYNFNNLTTKEKVLEFFQKYFKDALDLMPHLADEFFENPTSPLGTVKCSPWHYKGNTLLMGDAAHAIVPFYGQGMNASFEDVVEFDNYLDDEKNWETIFKDFEKSRKKDTDAIADLAIDNFHEMKGHVNNAIFREKRKLEMALEKHFPEQYSSKYSLVTFNEDIGYYDAMTRGRAQDKALLNMIADHDISIHDDTTKEELKEILTKVKAETEEILEEDKVARNLKH, encoded by the coding sequence ATGACTAAAAAAGACAACATACTCATCATCGGTGCAGGACTCTGCGGTTCGTTACTCGCTTTACGTTTAGGTCAAAGAGGTTTTAATGTTGGCGTTTATGAAAAACGACCCGATTTACGTAAAGTGGATATTAGTGCTGGACGTTCTATAAATCTTGCTTTTTCGGATAGAGGTATAAAAGCCATGAAACTTGTGGGTCTGGAAGAAAAAGTTAAACCGCTTTGCATCCCAATGAACGGAAGAATGTTACACGATATTGATGGTAATACGGTTTTAGCTCCATATAGCGGACGAGAACATGAATATATAAATTCCATATCCCGAGGTGATTTGAATGCCTTATTACTCGATGAAGCTGAGGCATTGCCCAATGTAACCATACATTTTAACCATAAATGTACACATGTTGATTTTGAGAAAACCGAGGCACATTTTTATCAATACGCATCAAAAACCAATACCTCAATTAAAGTCGATGCGATTTTCGGAACGGATGGAGCGGGTTCGGTGTTGCGAAAAAGTTATTATTTAGGCAAAAAATTCCTATTTAGTTTTAGTCAAGATTACTTAACCCATGGCTACAAAGAATTAAGTATTTTACCCGCTGAAAAGGGCGGATATAAAATCGATAGAAACGCCTTGCACATTTGGGGAAGGGGTGATTTTATGCTCATTGCTCTACCCAATTTAGACGGCAGTTTCACGGTTACCCTGTTTTTAAGTTATACCGATGGTGAATACAACTTTAACAACCTCACAACCAAAGAAAAAGTATTGGAGTTTTTCCAAAAATACTTTAAAGATGCGTTGGACTTGATGCCACATCTGGCCGATGAGTTTTTTGAAAATCCCACCTCACCATTGGGCACGGTAAAATGTTCACCATGGCATTATAAAGGCAATACCCTTTTAATGGGCGATGCCGCTCACGCCATCGTCCCGTTTTACGGACAGGGAATGAATGCTTCCTTTGAGGATGTGGTTGAATTTGACAACTATTTGGATGATGAAAAAAATTGGGAAACAATTTTTAAGGACTTTGAAAAATCCAGAAAAAAAGATACTGATGCCATTGCCGATTTAGCTATTGACAATTTTCACGAAATGAAAGGGCATGTAAATAATGCTATTTTTAGAGAAAAACGCAAATTGGAAATGGCTTTGGAAAAGCATTTTCCAGAGCAGTATTCCTCTAAATATTCGTTGGTTACCTTTAATGAAGATATTGGTTATTATGATGCTATGACTAGAGGAAGAGCTCAAGATAAAGCATTATTAAATATGATTGCAGATCATGACATTTCGATTCATGACGATACAACGAAAGAAGAATTAAAAGAAATTTTAACTAAAGTAAAAGCAGAAACCGAAGAAATATTAGAAGAGGATAAAGTTGCTAGAAATTTAAAACATTAA
- a CDS encoding RidA family protein, protein MSDNKVTPRGAYPHTKRVGDFIFVSGTSSRRPDNTIAGVDIIDEMGTKHLDIEVQTREVIKNIERNLANEGATLADVVDVTSFLVNMNDFAGYNKAYAEFFNAETGPARTTVAVHQLPHPDLVVEIKVMAYKKFKIN, encoded by the coding sequence ATGAGTGACAACAAAGTAACACCAAGAGGAGCCTATCCACACACCAAACGTGTAGGCGATTTTATATTTGTATCAGGCACCAGTTCTCGTCGACCTGACAATACCATTGCTGGAGTTGATATTATTGACGAAATGGGTACAAAACACCTTGACATTGAAGTGCAAACTCGTGAAGTTATCAAAAATATTGAACGCAATTTAGCCAATGAAGGGGCAACCTTAGCCGATGTAGTTGATGTTACTTCATTTCTAGTAAACATGAACGATTTTGCAGGCTACAATAAAGCCTATGCCGAATTTTTTAATGCTGAAACTGGACCTGCTAGAACAACCGTTGCAGTACATCAATTGCCACATCCCGATTTAGTGGTGGAGATTAAGGTGATGGCTTATAAAAAATTTAAAATAAATTGA